The segment GCACTGCAAAGTTGAAGGGATCGTAGGCAGTTATCAGATCATCTCTGCGCGGAATGTGACGTATGGGTTTGATTTGAGTTCGTTAGACCGAAATCGAGAGGAGAGCACGAATAGTTTGCCGCTCCAGAGCTCGAGATAGCATAGACAAGGTGCATGACAAGTTCCTGTTGGGCTCTGAAGGAATCTTGGCCAACATCTGTTTTGCTTTCCGCCTTTCCCATGGTAATCTCCAATTGCAAGTGGGGTTCTTGAACCAGCGAGAGTGAATTTCTTTAGGGAATGTGCATTCATGGTTTTAGCCAATGCCACTGTAGGAATTTGTGTTTTGACAAATATTTCGTGAAGATTCATGTTGAGCTGCTTAAACATTTGAGCACATCTGGCATTCGGTTTACTTGTCTTGTTAGGCTGGGAAACAGCAAAATGCCAATATAAAGGGTAAAGTAAAGGAATATGCATAAAAAATGGTCTTGGGCTAGCCTCTTTCTATTTAACCTTCATAAAGACATTTGCTTTgaactttattttttttgtttccaaCTAATGTGTTCTGCTATTCTTATCTGTACAGGGTCTCAAAAGGTGTTAAAGGGTTGCCTGGCAGCTTTAAGTCCACAACAAGCAGTGTTCCATCTGGCAAATCTCTCATGTATTTCGGTCTGTTTCTTGCTAGTGGTGTGTTCCTAGTTTTCATCGCATTCACGATATTTCTTCCAGTCATGGTGATAATGCCACAAAAGTTTGCAATATGTTTCACGGTGGGATGTGCCTTCATAATCGGATCATTCTTTGCGCTGAAAGGGCCTAAGAATCAGCTGTATCATATGATTTCCAAAGAGGTATACCATATTTTGTATTGGAAACATTTTCGTCTCATACCCTCATAAGCTTTGACTTCTAACTACGAATTATATGAAGTTCTCTGTGACAGTCTGTACTATATTTTTCCTGTTAACTTTTATTTCATTTGAACTGGGCATACTATTATTCTTGTCATTCATTAGTCTCATGATGAAGGTGTGCTACCAAAATTTGCCTCACCAAAGATTTGGCAACTGGGcaatttttttgccaaacatttAGTAAGCCAAATGTGTGATGTTGTCAAGTTTTTGAAGCAAACCATGGCAACCAAAAACTTTAGCTTGCCTTGATTTTGTCAGCCAAATTTTGGCTATCAACCAATCACGCCCTAAATTTTCATGCACAAATACTATTTATAGCTATCTCATCAAGTTTGTATTGCAACGTATTCATATCCTTGAATTATTTATAATTTGATCAACTATGAAGTTTGTGCACAATTGTCAAACTGTTATGATCATGAAAAGAAACACCAGCCCTAGCATGCTGGTAGACTCACCCGATCTTCTTATCTTAGCGACCAGTTATGCGGAATTCCGTGTGGCATAGCCTACACTACTTTTCTCTTGTTAAAAGAAATACACAATGAACTGAGCATATTATTATTCTTGTTAAAAGAATTGCAAACCTTTTCGTCTCATACTCTCATAAGCTTTGACTTCTCACTATGAATTATATGTAGTTCTCCGTGACATTGTCTGTACTATATTTGTCTTGTTAACTTTTATTTCATTGAACTGGGCATACTATTATTCTTGTCATTCATTTGTCTCATGATGAAGTTTTGCTACCATAATTTGCCTCACCAAAGATTTGGCAAGCAAAGCCAAATGTATGATGCTGTCAAGTTTTGGAAGCAAACCATGGCAACCAAAAACTTAGCTTGCCTCGATTTTGTCAGCCAAATTTTGGCTATCAACCAATCAGGCACTAAATTTTCTTGCAGAAATACTATTTATAGCTATCTCATCAAGTTTTTATTGCTACGTATTCATATCCTTGAATTATTCATACCCTAGCATGCTGGTAGATTCACCCGGTCTTCTTATCTTAGCGCTAGCAGTTATGCGGAATTTTGTGTGGCATAACCTACACTAATTTTGTCTTGTTAAAAGAATTGGCATGTAATGATctcgaaaagaagaaaaaaggggGCAATATCTAATACGCCACTGACATTTCTTGTAAAAGTACCATTTAGGTACCTTTCCAGAGATCATTGTATTGTAAAATGGAATTCACATGACCAAGTTTCTTTGGTATCATAACATATCATATCCTTGGTGTATTGATAATTTGATAAACTATCAAGTCTTTGTCCAATTGTAGAACAGTTATGGTGGTTTACAGAAACACGGTCCCTAGCCTGTGAGTAGACTTACCCAACCTTAACAGAAAGCCAACCTTGTAGATGCATTGACAATGATTGTACCTCATACTTGATTTGGCAAAGGCATTCTCTATACAGGTCCTGAGTGTGCTTTGTTTTAAGTTAAGAGATATTAGCACGCATGGTACTAAGTTTCTGTTATATTAACATGCAACCGTAGTGAATTTATCCTTGTACTTAATTTACCTTGATGTGATTTTGGAGCGTAATATGCATCTATTAGCTTTATCTTATAACCTGCTTCCACAATTTACAAGATCACTTGCTGACTCTTGGTGTACCATGTTTGTGGATGCATTGTTAGTTGATGACTTATATCATGAGTTCATATGCTGATCTTTCAATCTTCTGTCAAGAACCACACATTTGTGCTAAATTTCCTGGAATTGATTTCCTTATTTCACAGAGACTACCTTTCACCGTGGGATTTGTCGGGAGCATGGTTGCTACCATCTATGTGTCAATGGTGCTTCATAGCTACATACTTTCTGTTTTCTTCTCCGTGCTTCAGGTGATAACATCCTTTTGCACTCTGCAATCCTCTTGCACAATGCTATTAGGCTTTCTTATGCGATAGGCACCTTCACCCCTTTCAGCataagtagtagtagtaggatcgTCCTCTGTTCTTCCTGCTAGCTGGTAGGAACTAACTTTGAAGAGAAACCTTTATTCTTTGAATAAACCATAGAACTCTTATACTCAGTGTGGAGCTTTCTTAGTTTCTGCTTTCTGGTGACTGTAGTTGTGAGCCTGACACCCTGTGATGATTTATTGAACTAAGAAACTTTTCTTGTACTTTTTTCAGGTCCTTGCTCTAGCATATTATGCCATCTCATACTTCCCTGGTGGATCTGCTGGAATGAAGTTTCTATCATCCGCCCTTGTGTCCTCAGTGTTGAGATGCTTTGGGCGATAAGTTCACCTGTTAGTTGCTTTCACCATCTATTTCATCCTGTTACACTTTTGACTTTTGTTCATATTGACTTAGAGTTTGATAACAGTGACTGCAGGCAGTGTGCCAGTGTCTGTCAAGATATTTGCATGTAACTTACCCAATTTAGTAAAATTATAATGGCAGTCTTCAAATTTCTCTTATCATATTACATCTATGAATGCTCCTCCGATACCAAAACCTTTGTTGTTAGGATAGACTTGAACAGCTGTCAAGAAAGTTAACATGAAATTTGAATTTTCCTGTGAAAAAGGGCGCAACACTTAAAGACAATAATCTGCGATTAGGTCATCTGGGAACTCTAGACGGGATGCTTTTTGCATGGCATGGCAAatcattttatatatatattaagtatAACCATACAACAATTTTTTTCCTTTCCAGTTCTGATGCCATCTGTTTTTACTCATTTAGATGACTGTAATCTTTTTGCTTCTGCAGGACTGCTTCTTTCCTGTGCTGATTGCAGAATTTCTAGTCAATGATCTAGCACACCTTTGTGGCGTTGTCTTCATAAATTGTGCAGCTTCATTACTTCCAGAAGTTTGATGCCATTTTGAAAGCACTGAACTCAGCTATTTGGTAACTTGATGATTTTGAGGAAAGGATGTTGCTGGACCCTGCCAGCACTAGTCAGGAGAAAAAAAGAATGTAGTATTCAGTTGCCTGCATATTGGATTATTGGTGCCACAACAGCTTAGTCTAAAATTACATTGTACAGAATATGTCACCAAACACTGGGCCACAATCTATGCtcattcatggcagaggagcgAATTACATGTATGCTTCATGTTCTCATGCTATAAACTGATCCTGTCCCTACATTCTCCTGCTGGGATAAAGTCCACATCGCCACCACGTGTTTAGTTTCCCGTCTTGTTTCTTTCACTgtaaagaaaaaagaaattgTTCGCACGATTTTCATCAGAATTTGAATTTGGGTGGCGCAGTGCGGCTCCCCTATCCGGGAACGGGTGATGGGGATTCCAAGGGCCCATGCGGCCATGAATCACGTATATCCTCTCAGGCCTGTGTGGACGGTTTTTGGTTTTATAAAGGGTAGGCCACTGGAAAAGGCGCTGCTCTAGTGCCCGGCGGCCACACGCGTTTGGATTTTGCTCCTGCTCCCTTGATCCACATCCACTTCTGAAAAGGGTCACCATGTCTGCCTTTGTGGGGAAATACACAGGTTCTTGCTCGCACTGAATATACTTTTGTACTGTACGCCCTTTTGTTATAAAAGTCACACCTTGGTGATGCTTCAGTCTTGAAGATTATTTTTGCATGTAAGAATCTGTTTTGTGTAGCCGTTTGCGTCGTGCCGGTACACTTAAAGCTGAGTTTTTAACAAATTTCTGGGCTGTTTCTAAGAAATTATACTGAAAATTCCTGTTGAATTCTTGTGTTTGAAACAAGTCATCTTTAGGTTGAAAAACACAGTTTCGTCTGCCGATATAGCTGTTTGTACTATAAGTGAAGACGCATTTTTGAATTGAAGTTCTATATAAAAGAAACTAGGGCCGGTTTGGCGGACTAAAGTTTAGTCTATTGTTGGATAATAGGCAACACATAGACTAATtgaaaaatctttttttttctaatgaGTTCTGATGATCAATTAGCATTTTTGATGAAACTACTCACCAATTAGCCTCTCTATTAGTTTTTATAAGATCATAATTAATTCATGTTTAGACCTTTTATTTGGCATCTAAAACATGGACTAAAGTTTAGTTTAGTCCATCCAAACTAGTTGTAGTTGATTATACTAGACGGGAACGCACGATTTTCATTAAGTGAAGTATTTTGTGAATAGGACAGTAGGAAGCAGCGTTGAACAGTAGGAACTAGGAAGCAGTGTTGAACAGTGGGGAAGAATATAGATGCACCATTCTTTCTATctattgcttgaagtgtacataCATACAGTATATGATACGCGTGCGCGCGCAGATGAGCTGATCAAGACCGCCAAGTACCTGGCAACGCCGGGCAAGGGCATCCTGGCCTCCGACGAGTCGACGGGCACCATCGGCAAGCGCCTGTCCAGCATCAACCTCGAGAACGTGGAGTCGAACCGGCAGGCGCTCCGCGAGCTGCTCTTCACGGCGCCCGGCGTGTTCGACTACCTCTCCGGGGTCATCCTCTTCGAGGAGACGCTGTACCAGAAGACCTCCGACGGGACGCCGTTCGTGGACGTGAtccgcgccgccggcgccgtccCGGGGATCAAGGTGGACAAGGGCACCGTCGAGATCGCGGGCACCAACGGCGAGACCGCCGCGCAGGGCCTCGACTCCCTGGGCGCGCGCTGCGCCAAGTACTACGCGGCCGGCGCGCGCTTCGCCAAGTGGCGCGCCGTGCTCAAGGTCGGCCCCGCGGAGCCCTCCGAGCTCGCCGTCAGGCAGAACGCCGAGGGCCTCGCGCGGTACGCGCTCATCTGCCAGGAGTACGGGCTCGTGCCCATCGTCGAGCCCGAGATCCTCACCGACGGCGGCCACGACATCAAGACCTGCGCCGCCGTCACCGAGCGCGTCCTCGCCGCCGTCTACAAGTCGCTCAACGACCACAAGGTCCTCCTCGAGGGCACGCTCCTCAAGACCAACATGGTCACCCCCGGTTCCGATAGCCCCAAGGCATGTCGCCGCCATGACGATATGATCGTCGTCATTCTTCTTGCAATCTTTCATTTACCATCATTCATTCATGGATGCGTCGTCTATATATGCCCGATCATCCTATCATTCTCATGGACGATGCATATATTTTTCAGGTTGGCGCGGAGGTGATAGGGGAGTACACGGTGGCGGCGCTGCGGCGCACCGTGCCGCCGGCGGTGCCCGGGGTCGTGTTCCTGTCGGGCGGGCAGAGCGAGGAGGAGGCGACGCAGAACCTGGACGCCATGAACAAGCTGGAGGTGCTCAAGCCCTGGACGCTGTCCTTCTCCTTCGGCCGCGCGCTGCAGCAGAGCACCCTCAAGAAGTGGCTCGGCAAGAAGGAGAACGTCGCCGCCGCGCAGGCCACCTTCCTCGTCCGGTGCAAGGCCAACTCCGAGGCCGGGCTGGGCAAGTACACCGGCTCCGGCGCCGGGGACGCCGCCGCCTCTGAAAGTTTGTACGTCAAGGGGTACAAGTACTAAGGCGCCACTGCCTCGCCAGTGGAATCCAACCAATCCTTGTGTCCCACGTAGCAGCGCTCAATTATCTGTGTCAGTCCTACATGTGTGTTTGTGTACTAAACTAAATCTCTTCCCTTCGTCCGGCTCCTATTTGAGCCAAAAAAACACGTTGATCTTATTTGCAGCTCGCCAATGTACAGTAGTATTACTGGAAGATAAGTGCAATATATGGATGTGACCATCTTACTGAAGCTTTGCTTTGATTCATGGGGTTCTTGCATACAAAATGCAGATTCCAGAGCTCAGAAATGGGCAATATTTTTGCTTCACAATATTCATCATCTCATCCAGAACTTTCCTGCTGTTAAACTTATTTACTTAACAACAAAAGACACAAAGGAAAAGGAGGGGAAATATGTACATTATTTTCTGGTGCGCTTTCTTTTGGCATAACTACTGAGACAGTGACACCAGCACTATAACTAATTGGCGTTCTTATATGCCAGTGCAGTAAGACTAACATACCAATTACAAAATGAAGCACAATAGCAACAAAGCTGGTTCTGAACATTTTGCAAGGGAGTCTGTTCCAACATTTTCCAATCCATAGGTTTCAAATCAGTAGAGCCTGATCCTTGTGGTTATGTGCTGCTGGCATAGAGGGCAGCGCTCCAAATTCTTCCCGCATTCATAGCAAGTCTGCATGCACATGTCTGTTAGCAGCCTAGAATGCACTACAGTAAATGTCTAGTAAAAACATTTCATATAGGTTCCCGCACCTGATGTCCACATCCAAATGCAAGGTCCTTCGATTTATACATGCAGATGGGGCACAGCTGCAGGTAAAATGGGTCAGGCGTCTTAGTTTGCAGTGCACAGAGAACATACGGTGTAGGCGTGTAGCACATATTTCATCAGTAGATAGAAACTCAACCCCGAATACCCTTTGTTTCAGTATTTGGAAGTCATTATTATGGCCGCAGAATGCAAATATACATGTCCAACAACTTAACTAAAATAGAAAGCTTACGAGTTACAACTATTATGGTTGGTAGATCAATGGACCATAAAAGGGTACAGATGAACTGATAAATAATCAAATTATACTAGACATCATAATCCACGGTAGATGTTAAAGCAACAGAATGCAAGGTCCCATACAAATAATCCTAATAAGATGTGAGAGCACAGGTAAAGATCAAATCTCCAGTATTGCAATTTAGATTTGCATTTGGGCATGAAATGGAGGGAGATGGTGAAAATAAGAAAGATATACATACAATTCTGTCCTCTAAAGCTCTTTCTGATGCATAAGTGTCAGTGTCAGGTCTCTTTGGGGCTGCAGGCTGCTGCTGTTTCAAGCTCTCCGAACGTTGTTGAAAACCACTTGTCTGTTGGTCAAAGCTACTTGATCGTGAATAAACACCAGACTGTTGGCTAAAGCTAGTAGACCGTGAATAAGCATTCCTTATTGGTGGTGGCAGAGCAATTCTTGGAGTTATTCTTTGGCGGCGGCTGAAGcagtataaaaaaaaagaaagaaataaagtGATCAAATAGCACATTGTTGCCCAAAGCTCAAAATATAAGTTCCAATGGAGAAGCTATATTAGATACCCTAAGAGTTGGAGATCAAGTGTTGCTTTGTACTGTGTAGGGATTTCCATCAGTGCTGACAATGCAAATTCTGCCTCCTTTCTGTCAGCTGCTACACTCTTTGACATAATCTCCGTGAAATTCACAAACTGCATAAAATGAATATTTCTTCCATGCTTATTCATTTTTGAACCAGAATATTTTGTTGCATATTGGAAATAATCTGTAGAACTATCACCTGGAAATTGTCAAATGACCGAGCAGGTATATTGTCATCAAACTGGTGCATCATGTCCCATGGTCCATCACCAACCCCAACAAGAACAATTGACAAGGGGAACTGGCTGGTTTTTTCAAACGATAGATGTTATTCTGTGTTTGCCTTATTGTGACAGTAGACAAGGTACAACGTGAAGGTATTATTTTCAAAGCCCCAATAAGATACAGTACCTCGCTCTTACTATTGCATCAATAGTAGCCCGCTCCTGTGGACTTAATTGTCCAGATTGTGTATCGACGCTTCGGGTGACCTATAACCAGAAGGTTTATCCAAGTGAAAAAAAGGATAGTCAATCAAAATGTTCCACTACAAAAGAGCTTTGCTGACAACCACTTAATGATAAGAAATAACAGGTGACTAAAACAATGGCAAAAATAAATGATAATGTGTTTGCCAACCTGTCCATCTGCAATTATCAGAAGAACATGATATTGACCACCAGTGCTGTCAACAATTCCAACTGCTGTCTCAATTATTGGAGCGAAAGATGTAGGACCTGTTACAAAATTACAACTATACACACtttagcatgaacttctctcccTGACAAACAACTAAAATTTAGCTGCCATGCTTTAGTACCATGTAATAAATAGCTAGTTATAATTTGATGTAAAATTGCCGCTCTGTATGGGTGGGGCAGGGGTTCGGGGGGTTTCTCGACCTGCGTGAGAAGGTCTTCTTCTTAATGCAATGCCCAGGGGCTGTCTTACTCTTACCCCCCGCAGGTCGAGTTTTTATAATATGATGTAAAATAGAAATTCTGttccttttctcttttttatgaAAGAACAAACTTGGTTTTGGTTCAGAAAaacaaaagagagagaaaagccaTCTATATAAATCTTCACTAAACAAACCTGCTAATCGAAGAGTTGGAACAATTTCTCTGTATCTGTCTAGCGCCTCTTCAAATCCGTTGCATGGGCGGTTCTCTGGGTAAAAGCTGAATACCTCCTGATCATGAGTtgatgctgctcagaagaaaacAGAAGCACAAGATCAACACTGTGCTTTAAACATGTTATTGAAAACTCATCAAGTGATCATCAGAAAAGGGCAAAAAGGGCAACTAAATGATTACCGTCGCCAAATCCAAAGCAGGGAATCAAATTATCTTCATCAAATGCTGAAAGTGTCCTTCCAATAATAGATATAGCTTGCTCATATGGGTTTGGAGTGTTTCCAATATCATGCAGGCAGCGACGATTGAAGGAAATTTTACCTAACGTAGAATTTTTTTGTAAGTTAAATGAAAACCGAGAAGTATTAGATCCAACAtggagctttttttttttgcatgttTAAACTGAAGAGCAGTATGATTCTacaattgtttttttttcatgtttaAACTGAAAAGTGCTATGATTGAACAACAAATAAAAGCAACAATTATCAGATCAAAGCAACATGAGTTTTGTTGAGGCATCCTTTCTACAGTGAGACAGTACTGATTGTTAGCTTAtccttttcttttgaaaaagtcATTTCCCTAACATGGTTTCCTTTAAACAATAGAAGAGAAGTTAGCATGTCACTGGCAGTACAGGTAAACCGATTTCTTCAATAATAGTAAACCACAAGTTTTTTCATATAGGCAAAGGCAACTAGATCTGAAAAGAAGGTTTGCCCCCCAAAACCAGGCAAATTAAGAAATATAGTCTGGTAGCTTAGAGTGTAATGAGTACCAGTTGCAGCACAGTAGACATAGAGAAGCACAAGTATGCATC is part of the Sorghum bicolor cultivar BTx623 chromosome 10, Sorghum_bicolor_NCBIv3, whole genome shotgun sequence genome and harbors:
- the LOC8082275 gene encoding fructose-bisphosphate aldolase 5, cytosolic; amino-acid sequence: MSAFVGKYTDELIKTAKYLATPGKGILASDESTGTIGKRLSSINLENVESNRQALRELLFTAPGVFDYLSGVILFEETLYQKTSDGTPFVDVIRAAGAVPGIKVDKGTVEIAGTNGETAAQGLDSLGARCAKYYAAGARFAKWRAVLKVGPAEPSELAVRQNAEGLARYALICQEYGLVPIVEPEILTDGGHDIKTCAAVTERVLAAVYKSLNDHKVLLEGTLLKTNMVTPGSDSPKVGAEVIGEYTVAALRRTVPPAVPGVVFLSGGQSEEEATQNLDAMNKLEVLKPWTLSFSFGRALQQSTLKKWLGKKENVAAAQATFLVRCKANSEAGLGKYTGSGAGDAAASESLYVKGYKY
- the LOC8082274 gene encoding protein transport protein SFT2; the encoded protein is MQAWFSSGSGPSSSSAASSSQPSLLAEWNSYAAARSAEDAGDGFGIDIEAAVRSANDRVAGTFGVVSKGVKGLPGSFKSTTSSVPSGKSLMYFGLFLASGVFLVFIAFTIFLPVMVIMPQKFAICFTVGCAFIIGSFFALKGPKNQLYHMISKERLPFTVGFVGSMVATIYVSMVLHSYILSVFFSVLQVLALAYYAISYFPGGSAGMKFLSSALVSSVLRCFGR
- the LOC110431341 gene encoding E3 ubiquitin-protein ligase RGLG2-like; amino-acid sequence: MGQKDSKPSYGYGYSYDYGSTSSGYNSRNTGNTSSGYSARYAPSSENNVQPETTARLQRKYSRIGDDYRSLSQVTEALAQAGLESSNLIVGIDFTKSNEWTGKISFNRRCLHDIGNTPNPYEQAISIIGRTLSAFDEDNLIPCFGFGDASTHDQEVFSFYPENRPCNGFEEALDRYREIVPTLRLAGPTSFAPIIETAVGIVDSTGGQYHVLLIIADGQVTRSVDTQSGQLSPQERATIDAIVRASQFPLSIVLVGVGDGPWDMMHQFDDNIPARSFDNFQFVNFTEIMSKSVAADRKEAEFALSALMEIPTQYKATLDLQLLGRRQRITPRIALPPPIRNAYSRSTSFSQQSGVYSRSSSFDQQTSGFQQRSESLKQQQPAAPKRPDTDTYASERALEDRILCPICMYKSKDLAFGCGHQTCYECGKNLERCPLCQQHITTRIRLY